One window of Gloeothece citriformis PCC 7424 genomic DNA carries:
- a CDS encoding DUF3386 domain-containing protein, whose product MTQPTQGRDIFRTAYENRYTWDSHFPGYTADLHLQQGDEVYTGKIRVNSDLTLEVSAIEDEKVKESVYNQLRDIITHRKRSSFEQSHGKNKFTIGSQDPTGAIEILVEGDAMGSNYKVRGKEISQVSRVMGPIAFTINTQESLQTEEGYISTKYNAIFRNPKTDELKGKREFNETYEKFGKYYLPTRQVIEAIEPGGEKIITEFNFQNIKLLEPAVVG is encoded by the coding sequence ATGACTCAACCCACTCAAGGAAGAGATATTTTTCGGACTGCTTATGAAAACCGTTACACTTGGGATAGTCATTTCCCCGGTTATACGGCTGATTTACATCTTCAACAGGGAGATGAAGTTTATACCGGTAAAATTCGGGTTAATTCGGATCTCACCCTAGAAGTTAGTGCGATCGAAGACGAAAAAGTTAAAGAGAGTGTCTATAATCAGCTAAGAGACATCATCACTCACCGCAAACGCAGTTCTTTTGAACAATCTCATGGCAAAAATAAGTTTACCATAGGCTCTCAAGATCCCACAGGAGCAATAGAAATTTTAGTCGAAGGGGATGCGATGGGGTCTAATTATAAAGTTAGAGGTAAAGAAATTTCTCAGGTTAGTCGGGTTATGGGGCCGATCGCATTTACCATTAATACTCAAGAAAGTCTTCAAACCGAAGAAGGCTACATCTCGACTAAATATAATGCCATTTTCCGCAATCCTAAAACCGATGAGTTGAAGGGAAAACGGGAATTTAACGAAACTTACGAAAAATTCGGCAAGTATTATCTACCGACTCGTCAAGTTATAGAAGCTATTGAACCGGGTGGAGAAAAAATTATCACCGAGTTTAATTTTCAAAATATCAAGTTACTTGAACCGGCTGTTGTTGGCTAA